Genomic window (Sphaeramia orbicularis chromosome 7, fSphaOr1.1, whole genome shotgun sequence):
GTCATAACAGCTGGGAATTTATTTTGGGAGTTTGTTTCGTAGATGCATTTTTCTCACAAGAAAAGACACTTGCATCCGGTGCAATATTTATAATGATAGTTTGATTGCCACTGTTTTCAAACTTCTTTTTCCCAAAAACAGCCATAAAGTTTTATGAATAATGCTTTAGAAACTCTTCCCCCAAACAAAAGAACGACAAATTAtgtgaataaaagtagttaaatgtAAGCCAAGGGGATCAAGATTAGTTTTTATCACTTGCACCCACCTTGTTTTCATTACCTAATGCATGGGTTTGTTTACACAGTgacaaaaacctgaaatttttttttgcccagtAAAACAGGCATGTGGACAGCGTCTGATAAAACCCATTTTATGGGAGCTCATTCGACATGCTTTCACAGGATTTATAGGTGAAGAAAAGGTTTGTTGTGATGTGTCTGCTTCTGTTTAAACTACAGTATTTCAAAGCTCACTGCCAGCTATGAGCCATGCATGTAAATGAAAAAAGAATGCTCTATCAAGGTAGATGACCTTTGGGTGTGATATGTGAAGAGGATGTCTAATATGATAGAGGAgaaggcaaaaaaaagaaagaaaaaagggtaTTTTCTCCATATATGgctgatatgatatatgatatgaatgGCAACTGCATCAACAGCCAAAGAGGATTAAAGGATGCTGAAACACAACAGGAAGAGAGAGATAACAGAGAAGAGCACAAAGGCTTGGGATTGACTGAGCTGATTCACTTCAAACATAGTAAAACTGTTGTGGTTGAAGTAGCTACACACGAAGCATGCCCAACTGTACACGGACATCCATGAAATGACAAGAACAATAACTGTTATGGTAGTGTGAGGAAGGGGAAGCAGGCGTGAAAAgatacagtctgtttttttgaTTATCGGGTCAGCCCACAGTTTGTTGATCTTGTTCTGCTttacaaaaagtgtgaagaacaagCAGTAAAAACAGCGGTTACGTTAGGGACAGAAAGCGTGACTTCATGTGAGAATCATTTGTACGACGCCAGTTTCCACATTGCTGCATATCACTAAGCCCAGCAGTGTCTGCCTCTGGATGGTTGGCGTTTTACACACTTGTGTCACACCGGCTTTCATCTGCCtcacagcacacaaacacacggaTTCCTCTACAGTCGTCTCTCTCACATTATGTAACAATAGATGTAATTTTAATCTGTTTACATGACCTTGACCCTGGAAACAGTGAATTTTACTACACATACACAATGTACTAACTAATGTATACATAAACACTCACAATTTACCACTGGAAGGATACATTTTCACTTCCTCTCAGTACATACTTTCTATATTTAAAACAAGAATTGCCACAAAAATATGTCTTAATATGCCACACTACATCCACAATTAACTGCACTGATGGGTGGGCTGGAGTTTTGCACTTTGACCTGAATCACACAACAGAGAGAAGAGAAAGCCTAGTGTCAGCAGAGACTCAGTGGCTGTCTTTGACTGTTTATTTGTTAATCCCATTTTTATCCCACCATCCTGGCATCCCCTTCTTCCCACACTCTAATAGGTGACACCACGAGGGAGGGTCTGGACTCACTCCAAGtcggggggggggtgttctgAATCAACAGCGTGATGTCTCCATTATCAACTCTGCTGAGGTGATAGAAGGCAGAAACTGACCTGAGCTTGCCCAACATGAATACATATGTATATTTCCTGACAAACTTTCAGAGAAGCAGTCATATGAGAAAGCTCCTATGTTCTCTGTACATTGTGCTCTGTTTATGTTTCTGGGTCATGTTACTTATATACAAAATTAGTCTTAGGGGAGTCAGTGAGAAGTTACATATGTGCAGTTCTTGTACTAGAAAATAGCGGCAGTCTGTGCACCATGCAGTGTGCAGTGTGTGCAAACACTGATTCAGGCCAACTACAGAAATAGACATGCTAAGTTTAAATCTCCGAAACAAACTGGATCAGATAAGAACTAGATTGCTACAAGTACCGATAAATAGACAAACTTGAGTGAAGTGGGTCTAAAACAAACCAGCCTGACAGTATATTATGCAATTTGTTCCATTAGATTAATAACAGCTGATAGTGAACCAGTAAACTTATGTGTAATCTGGCAGCACTCACAAACCAAACCAGACTTAACAGGCAGCACAAAGCTGCCACAGTGTGTTCAGCCGTTGGTACTGCAGTTCATACCTGAGTTTTAAAGCTCAAATAAAGCTTCTCCAGAGACTAAACGCTGATTTTACACCTGCACCGTGTCAACTTTTAATATTTATTAGAAAGAAGTAAAGGATATGAGCTGCTGTTGTGCTAGCACCTTTGAAGCACGTACCTCTCCTTGACTATCTAGGAATGCCATGTGGGACAGTCACACATCTCCCCTGTGGACAAAAATAGTCCAGTTTCCAGTGAGTTCAGCTCCAAACTTAAAGCTGAACTTGTTTACAAATTGAGCTGACTTTGGTTTACTTTAAATCCTACTTATTATTAAGGTCAGCCTTGTCTCATACTTTCCATATGACAAAAATAATTCATGTGTAACATTTCCTAGTTTTCTTATCAGTACAATGTAAATCTTTCTCTGTGGAAACTGGTAGAAagtttattaaattaaatatacaacaaaGAACAGGCAGAGCTGTTCAAAAGAATATCTCTGTAGCCATCTTTCCCTTCAGTTAGTCTTACAACGGTAACATTATGTCATTTGATCAAATTCAGGTCATGGCATGTTGCCATctgaccactggaaaccacaaaaACAGATATATGCTGTTATGGAAATCAAGGCCATGAATCTTTCAGTCTGTCTTTGGGGAAAAAGGAATTTATAGAGGAGGCAGTCTGTTGCCGGACTATCACATGAACCAACCAACATCcacaatgaaagaaaaacaagccGTTTATTCGTTTTACTGGAAGAGACATTATCACTTGGCTTGTTTGGGTCAGGCAATGCAGTCACATTATTGATATTTCATATGCATGTTTGACCTTCCTCTCACTGGTGTTCAGCACATCTGTACAAGTTCCACACCAGCCAGTGCATCCACATGTTAGACGTTAACTTGTGGTCAAGGTTTATTGGTCTGCTTTTAATAAAACATTACAAAATATCTGTACTGAAAAGACAAACCcatgaaaaaaaatcagttgtaaATGGACAGAGACCAATAGAACACAGACACAGTCTGAATAAAAAAGTACAAAGACTGCTGCTCTTCTTCCTCATCCTAAAGCAGAGAATGTGGCAATATGGCATTTATTTGCCACAACACTTGATGGCAGATAGTTGATAAAGTCCAGCCAGCATTCAGTCTTTAATGATCCAGTGGCTAAAAATGGATTGTGGATCAGTTTATGCTTGGATGGTGCTCTTTGCACTGAAGGCCATGTAATAGACCAGGATGCCGATGAGGGCCGCCACCACCTCAGTAGACACCCATGGGCCGCTCCAGGCACCCTGCAGGGAGATTTTAAAGTGACACCATTACAGATCTGTCAGCCAAGACAAGTAAACAGATGACAACAAAACACATATTCCAGTTTCATCTGGTCCTTCAATTACTCTGGGGATAAAAACAACATGAACGATTACTCTTATTGAACTCCAGCATCTAATTTAAAGCCCAgtttgaacccccccccccccccccaagccctACCCATAGCTTGGAAAGCGTCCCTCTGTATGAAGCTACAAGGAGTGAGGGTGAAAATGCTTACCAAGGGAATAGGAGGCCACTTGATGGAATGTTACAATTTAATAACAGTAATACAATACTGTAAAGTCAAATACTACTAACCTTCTGTAATCTTactcctactatataatgcacgttctgtgcccgattgatcgatgttgcagcacaggagggcgtttgtacggattttcctcagccttcacaggcccaattgccgccaaactcgccaaatgaatagaaacattacctgactatctactaggcacaattttatgtccgtattcaaatgttgagGTATGCTGGGatattttagcctctctctactttgaattcttcattcctgctgccatactccattttcagaagtggttatgctgccgttcctgaaatttctactgctagcagacgatgcaaCAACGTGAAGGCTGCATTTACAgtaatgtataggcacttttcacacacagtggcaccacgggtacaataccgCTAGTATGGTGAAAAAACTAACCAAATTTCAAGGACAGAACGAGACAGACAACAGACTGGAGGTATGTTTACATATCAACTCTTTTAGTCTGGTCCTGCACAGAGAAATGGATTTCTATAAAGATTAGTTGTTTTAATCTGATTACATATCCCTTCATATTGAAATTTTACCATgacattatatttacatttttacatgatAACTTGTAAAGATATTTCCATTTCTGTTTCTCTCCCTTCACCATTGTGGAAATGTTCCCCTACCACTTGGAGTCTGCATCTGAAAATGGTCCATTTGGATGGCTAAATGACTACTAACCATCAAACCCCAAAACAAAGCACACAAGTCTAGTTGAAAGTATCATCTTATATAGatgaactttattaatccccaaggggaaatttaCTATTATTCAAgcccctatctatctatctatctatctatctatctatctatctatctatctatctatctatctatctatctatctatctatctatctatctaattttctTTTACTCATTTTCTGTCAGAACATGGTCAGAGAATTTTAAACATCAGCCAAGGTCAGGATGCAAATCAGCTGTTTGGATTTGCTAGCAGTTTGGAAAGCAGATATAACAGACAATCCAGCATTGTTTAAATGTACTGTACAGATCCCTATTTGGTTCTTCTGCACAAGGCTCAGTCAAGATATTTTTATCATACATCATCAAGacacagtttattgcatttgggcCAATGACAAGAGCTACAGGGTTAGTTGTTCCTAAATATAACAGTGAGAACATTGGACTGGTCAATCACTGCAATGCTGTGTCTCACAAACTCATTCCAATAAATATCCTGCATAAGACCATGAGGAGCAATTCCAGATTGTTCACCCATTTGTAGTGTTCACAGTTGTTCTCCAAGAAATTAAACATTTTCCAATgacattttcagtggtttcataCGGTAGAGTCACACCTCCGAGTCTGAACCCATCCATGTTTCTTATCTACTGTGTAACTGGTCTACAGATTAGCATCGCAGTGTGAAATCAACCTATTTTTTAAGGTCTACAGATTTGAGTCAAGATGGTGGTGTGGTGTATTTTATTTAGGAGTCTGAACTTGTTATAAACTTACCCTGTGGTCAATGTTAACAGAGAAAAGAGGCTGAATAGCATTGACATCTTCATTATTTCTCTGGGCCTGAAAGAAGATGATGTGCAATCATAATTAAAATGgaacttttaactgaaaaaagacaGTAACATGACTAAACTACTGCAGCGTCTGAAATGTATATACACTGTACTATACACAAACCTTGCGCAGGGCACTGTAGGACTCCTCATCAAAGAATTTGACCTGATATGTTCCAGAGCTGGCCTGTTTGTGAGGAAGACTCCATGACACCTGAAGGAAGAAGGCACACGGTTTCAGGACTTACAAATTAAAGTAACATTACATATCACACCATCTGAGGGTATCTTGTTAGGACAGTTTTGACCATTTTCAACAGGAGCAGGAGAGATGAGACCAGCTCACTCTATGAcaacaaaccaactaaatacagaAGCTCGTCAAGTGTACAGGGAAAAGCTGAAAATATTAGGGAAGAAATGCATTTTCAGAAGGTTTGTTtgattctgttgttatttttttcagaGATAGGGGCTTATTATTAATAGATCATGGCACTCATATCTCTTATACAGATTATAATCATTACTAGGATTCAAGAGATCCTCCTCCTTTAGACAAAATGTAAGGGCTGCTTCAAGTGCACATTAGAAATTAAAAGTGTTTATTgtttttcaaatgtgtaaaaagCTCTGCCATTGTAGAGATGGGTGAGATGCAACATTGTTTAAACATACTGACTAAAGAGTATTTTTTAACACAGTCTCTGATGGGGCATTTACATGCATTGCATTTAATTGTTCTGTGACAGAAACAAAAGAGACCAAGTTCAAACTCTAGCTGCTTTCCAGCATCTAGACTGATGATCAATCACTATAATGTCCGTTTTAAAATATTGCATACATTTTTGGATACAATCCCATAACTGGGGAAAAGGTTTCTAAAGCTATCACATAATCCAAAAGTCAGACTGCATGGACTGTAGAGTGGCCTTAACACTTATCGACAGAAGATCTATTATGATCTATTTAGTCAACAGAGTTAATCAAACACCCAAAAGGGAATCCTAAAACTTTTCATAATTTGAGGATTAAATGAACACCCTCTCTAAATGCAGAATGGTAGGTAGATGGCAGCAAGATGCCAATTCATTTAAAACATTAGATGGACAGATAAGAAGTGAAATTTGCAGTGAAACACTCAGCATCTTGATTCATTCTAAACATACTACTAGTGCCACTGTTTTACCTGGTACTTGCCAACATCCTGACCTCTGGTCACAGGGAACTGTCTTCCATTGACATCAGCATACAGAGTCACACTCTATGAGGACACAAAGGGAAGAGTCTCTGGTGAAGACATGAATGTATTGTGTAATAGTGTGAGAGAAGGTGTAGGGGGTAGACATATACCTGTGCACCGTTGGTGCAGGTCAAGCTGAGTTCAACGATGAAGACAGACTCGGTGGAGATGACGGCGTCTGATGTGGTGTAGGCCGACGGGCTGATCACCGGGTCTGTGCAGCTCTCTCCTGTCACCAGAGAACAGGGGCCACATTAGGTACCGCCCAGGACTTGGGGTTCAACAATTTAATACACACTTAGATACAACGTATAATAACTAGCCACTGACGGGTTTGATTGAATGGTTCATTCAATGTTGACCGGCTTATGAGCTCTTAGCTGTGTGATTAGCATCACAGGCTAACTCATTAACCTTTATCACCAGGTCCACGGAGGCTTACCTGAGCAGGCGACCACTAACAGGGCGAGGAAGGCGGCTATCCGAATCATTGTAGCGTCCAGGGGGGATACTTGCTTTTTCTGAGCTCCAGCTGTTGAGTCTTACTGCAGCTTCTAGGTTTGTTCACTGACCGAAAGGAAGAAGTCCACCTCAGCTCAGTGCTGGGACACCACCGCGCCTGCGCTACAATGACGTGGACTGTAGCGCCGCACAGCATTCTGGGTAAATGGGCTGTCGACACGTCATCTAAAAACTTATCAGTCATGGAATATGtacacataaagacccaggagACGGTCACTGTATTGAAAGTACATTTACAAATTCTAGGTAATACCACGATCACTACCTAATTGCTAAATTACATGTTATATTTGCTGCACTTTTTGGAAACATAATAGAGACAATTTGTCGTCTAATCTGGAGTGAATTAGTTACAATGGTTATGGACACATaagaactttttcttttttttttaaagttgttacTTCTTCTATTTTATCTTTAACATCAAATGTGTTAGTTTGTTTGTCCAGATGCTGGTCTCTGATTATCTGATTAATCTCATTGTCCAATAGCCTGTGTAAATTaatttattcatacacaaaaattCACATTTTAATCACTTTATTTAatggagaacaaacaaacaaaaactttaagATAATTTACTGTTAACTGATTTCCATGCAACCTTTGACCGTTTGGAATTTGTCCTGAATGTCGGTCTTTCACTACCTGGGAACGATATTAGAAATAAGTGTTTATCCTGTGACATCCTTTGGATGTTTTTTGCCTGACAAGTCATAAAAATCCATAAAATTAAaagaatataaaagaaaatatatttaccATATAGCCATTGATTTGGGTTAGTATTAGTTGGGCCTTTAAGTTACTGTAAGTGCAGCTTGCAGGTCAGTATTGTTCCTGGTTTTGTGCATGACATTCAatgaaaatatacaatatatgaaaatattttaacatacaaagtataaatacacatatacacaaaaatccaaatgaaagtttttttttattttatgttaaaagATACAGTTTGTCCTTGAATAATAAATGTAATTCTTTCACCATAAATGGCCGACATTTTTTGCcataaagagaaaaacaaaagaatgaCATATCCAGCAGTCTTAaacatttgttttaaaaaattacaaattatttgaCATGTAATCCAGacaaataaaactgtcaaacttgttACAAATAATATATACAAGTTTATTATGGATACAGAATTTACTGTCGTTCATTGTGTCATTATTTACTCTGTACCTCATTTTCAATAGTCATTTGATCAatgcatttgtatttttatatttcagtGTGCAATACAGAAAATGAGCATTAAAGGAGAAGCATTTCAATAACAGAGGATTATTTATAACCACTTTAAACTTTACACAagcatttgtttatttcaagtaATCCAGTTCCTACACTCAACTGCAGGTCTGCAGTCACAACAAGGTTCTTCTGTATAAACATGAATGAAAAGGCTTCTGAGAAGGGAGACACCTTGTGGAAAGAAGCCCAAAAAAGTGACGGATCAGTGATCTCAGTTTTCTATGAATAGAATGTGCTGAAAGCGGCTGTCAGAGCACATCACTCTACAcagtttttgtttctctttttgtcGTCTCTTCATGTCAGCCCTTTCAGTCCAGTGGATCTGCAGGTTTGAACAGCCCTCCTCCTTTACCCTTTCGTCCATCACCTCGCTTCCCCTTTTTTTGAGGACCTGGGGCTGaaggagaggagaaagaagaggtgGTTGTGGTGGAGATGTCTTGGGATGCTCGCCGAGAGAGGAGCTCCTTGAAGACTGAGTCCATTTGGCGACAGACCTCCT
Coding sequences:
- the ssr4 gene encoding translocon-associated protein subunit delta yields the protein MIRIAAFLALLVVACSGESCTDPVISPSAYTTSDAVISTESVFIVELSLTCTNGAQSVTLYADVNGRQFPVTRGQDVGKYQVSWSLPHKQASSGTYQVKFFDEESYSALRKAQRNNEDVNAIQPLFSVNIDHRGAWSGPWVSTEVVAALIGILVYYMAFSAKSTIQA